The following coding sequences are from one Lycium ferocissimum isolate CSIRO_LF1 chromosome 3, AGI_CSIRO_Lferr_CH_V1, whole genome shotgun sequence window:
- the LOC132049380 gene encoding tropinone reductase 1-like isoform X1 has protein sequence MTESKDNEEILRGRWSLKGSTALVTGGSKGIGYAIVEELASFGATVYTCSRNEKELQECLEIWRKKGLKVEGSVCDLLLRTEREKLIETVGHVFHGKLNILVNNAGVAIYKETKDFTAEDYNIIMGTNFEAAYHLCQIAHPLLKASENGNVIFVSSIASFTALPSLSLYSASKGAINQLTKNLACEWAMDKIRVNTVAPAVILTPLIEQSIKNPVQKEEIDKYIVRTPIGRPGKPKEVSGIIAFLCFPAASYITGQIIYVDGGFTANGF, from the exons ATGACAGAATCAAAAGACAACGAGGAAATATTGAGAGGAAGATGGAGTCTCAAAGGCAGCACTGCACTTGTCACTGGTGGCTCCAAAGGCATAGG GTATGCAATAGTGGAAGAATTGGCAAGTTTTGGAGCAACAGTATATACATGTTCACGTAATGAAAAGGAGCTACAAGAATGCCTtgagatttggagaaaaaaggGGCTTAAAGTTGAAGGTTCTGTTTGTGACTTATTATTGCGCACTGAACGTGAGAAGCTAATTGAGACAGTTGGACATGTTTTTCATGGAAAGCTCAATATTTTG GTAAATAATGCTGGAGTAGCAATATATAAGGAAACTAAAGATTTCACAGCAGAAGATTACAACATCATAATGGGAACTAATTTTGAAGCAGCTTATCATTTATGTCAAATTGCTCATCCCTTATTGAAGGCATCTGAAAATGGCAATGTTATTTTTGTCTCTTCAATCGCTAGCTTTACAGCTCTGCCTTCTCTGTCTCTTTATTCTGCTTCCAAAG GAGCAATAAATCAACTGACAAAGAATTTGGCATGTGAGTGGGCCATGGACAAAATTCGTGTTAATACAGTTGCACCAGCAGTAATTTTAACCCCACTTATTGAACAATCGATAAAG AATCCTGTgcaaaaagaagaaatagaCAAATATATTGTTCGAACTCCTATTGGTCGACCTGGAAAGCCCAAAGAAGTTTCTGGCATAATAGCCTTCCTATGCTTCCCTGCTGCTTCATATATCACAGGccagattatatatgttgatggtGGATTCACTGCTAATGGATTTTAA
- the LOC132049380 gene encoding tropinone reductase 1-like isoform X2, translating into MTESKDNEEILRGRWSLKGSTALVTGGSKGIGYAIVEELASFGATVYTCSRNEKELQECLEIWRKKGLKVEGSVCDLLLRTEREKLIETVGHVFHGKLNILVNNAGVAIYKETKDFTAEDYNIIMGTNFEAAYHLCQIAHPLLKASENGNVIFVSSIASFTALPSLSLYSASKESCAKRRNRQIYCSNSYWSTWKAQRSFWHNSLPMLPCCFIYHRPDYIC; encoded by the exons ATGACAGAATCAAAAGACAACGAGGAAATATTGAGAGGAAGATGGAGTCTCAAAGGCAGCACTGCACTTGTCACTGGTGGCTCCAAAGGCATAGG GTATGCAATAGTGGAAGAATTGGCAAGTTTTGGAGCAACAGTATATACATGTTCACGTAATGAAAAGGAGCTACAAGAATGCCTtgagatttggagaaaaaaggGGCTTAAAGTTGAAGGTTCTGTTTGTGACTTATTATTGCGCACTGAACGTGAGAAGCTAATTGAGACAGTTGGACATGTTTTTCATGGAAAGCTCAATATTTTG GTAAATAATGCTGGAGTAGCAATATATAAGGAAACTAAAGATTTCACAGCAGAAGATTACAACATCATAATGGGAACTAATTTTGAAGCAGCTTATCATTTATGTCAAATTGCTCATCCCTTATTGAAGGCATCTGAAAATGGCAATGTTATTTTTGTCTCTTCAATCGCTAGCTTTACAGCTCTGCCTTCTCTGTCTCTTTATTCTGCTTCCAAAG AATCCTGTgcaaaaagaagaaatagaCAAATATATTGTTCGAACTCCTATTGGTCGACCTGGAAAGCCCAAAGAAGTTTCTGGCATAATAGCCTTCCTATGCTTCCCTGCTGCTTCATATATCACAGGccagattatatatgttga